The region AAGAAGCATTTATCCtcttaataaaattattcagtGACTAAATGAAAAAGGAATGATAGAATGTTACCAAATTTGTTTatgcttatatttattttgtgcattgtctcttcactttatttattctttttcattctttaatgttTCTTATGTCAATTTGTAGGGGCTTTTGTGATGTGAACATTTATACTAGGGTGGCCTGTACCCAGACACAGTAGGTTCCTGCTCAGGAAGTGTGAGGTGCCTGggaaataaaaaatctgaaatacaaTCGgtaaaacataaagatagaagcAAAAATTAGATTTAAAGAGAAGCGCCTGATGAGTCTTCCAGTCCTATTAAGAGCTAGAAatgaacaactgaaaaaaaggccccaattctttatttaagggggaGTACATCAAATTCAGGGGTAAGGTTCTGCGGGAGGAGTCTTAGTTTAGTTTGGTGCTTGCTTCTTAGTATGGCAGGGGTCTTGTAGTAAACAGATTGATTGGCATTttggcaagccacacccatctctggGGGATTGTGGTCCTCCACAAGGTCATTCCATCTCCCAAGCTGAGCTAGAACTTGAGTGGTAAGCTAAAACAGGGTGCCAACCTGAAGTAGGCATTCTCAAACCAGGGGGTTCTGCCTGGGAGTTTTTACAACTGAGTTTCCTTTACTAATGGCTTAAGCATCACTCAGTTTACCCATGGGTCCCTGCAAACATTAACATTTGCTTGCTTTTCTTACGAATGTTTTAGCACTTTATTTTGATTTGGATTATGACTTTCCTTTTTATATTGCTCATTTAACTTGCAAGTAAGTCCCACAATTAGCATCTTAGGTTTATCATACCTTTTTGCTTTTACTGGTGCATGATagctgggttcattttgacatgatcatACATGCATGCAATTTAATCTACTCCATTTTAGCCCCTAGTGTTTCCTCTTAcccttttctcctcccttccccttttccctttttcatGCCTTGTTAACTGCCTACTCATTTACTACTATTATATAGCCAGTCATGGTCATCTATCTATCATTTATGTCTTGTCTTATTGAGACCCTAAATTGACTTTCTCCGCAAAATTCTAcaaagttgcatttttttttgttttcttaagtaGGGAAATAGAGAAACAGACGTATAGTTTTCTTAATAGTATTTTGTGCACCGTTCATTTACCTTTCTTCACTCATATTTTACCCATACTACTGAAATTTTTATAGCCCTTTTAGTCTTTTTAGtatgtcctttttcttttctttttctttttttctgtactagggcttgaacccagtacctcatgcatgctatcacagagctatatccctagcccttttttccccacatttttttaattggtgcattatatttgtacatattgataggatctgttgttacatatttgtgtacacacacacacacacacacacacaatatataacaatataatttggccaatatcactccccagtactTTCTGCCTCTCTCCCTACCTCCCACCCCTTGTATCTCTCTCCTTTATTGATCTCTCTTTggtttttaggagatccaccccaacctttattcctttttctttctagctactgtatatactttttaaaaaaatatttaatttttagttgtagttgtacacaatatctttattttatttatttttatgtggttctgaggattgaacccagtgctttacatgtgccaggcaagcgctctatgactgagctacaaccccagaccaaaagtgaattttttttttttttggtaccagggattgaactcaggagcattcaaccactgagccacatccccagccctattttgtattttatttagagacaggttctccctgagttgcttagtgcctcgcaaagttactggggctggctttgaacttgccgtcctcctgcctcagcctcccgagccactgggattacaggtgtgtgctactgtgcccggccaaaagtgaatttttaaaaatagaaaaaatttaaaataagaaaactacacAGATCATTAGTGAACagtttattgaattttaagaatGTAATTACACCCATCTTGTCAACAGACTCAGAAATAGAACTTTCCTGGAATCCTACAGCCTCCCCTCACTCCTTGCAGTCATTCCTACACTCTACAGTTAACTACTCTTTGGACTTTAACAACACCATAGATTAGTTTGcttactttttactttataaaaatgaaatcatacagtatattTTGTATTATGTCTGACTTTGTTTACTCACCAGGGTGTCTGGATTTGTCCTCACTGTTGCATGATTGTAGAGTGTTCTTCATTTCTGCTGTACACTCTGGTGCTGTGCTGATGTGCCATCATTTCttagccattcatctgttgatgaacactgAGATTCTTTCCAGTTTGGGCATTTTACAGATAatattggtatatatatatattttaaaaatgctttctttttagaaagcattaaatttttatcacaaaaatgctaagaaaatacACATCTTTTTACTCAGAATTTATTCACCTTTTACTATGGAATAAACCTGTTGTTAAGCATGAAAAATTATTAAGATACACTAAGAAGTACCCCCAATGGATTTGGCTATGAGGACTTCAGGGACAGTATGGAGAAGGGTATGGAGTATATAGGTTGAGTATTTAAAACATAGATGTGCATCATTAAATAACTCAAATGAAGATAAATAAGTAGAACTTCTCATTACCTGGTTATAAAGGAGACAAGTTCTCTCCTCACCATGCCAAGTAGGACTTCAGCTGCAGTGGAGATATCTGCAAGTGTAAGTAGAGAGGCTGTCAAAAGGGTTGTCAGgtggaaataataaaagaatacttAAATAAGCTAGGtacggtggcacactcctataatctcagatacttaggaggttgaggcaggaagattgccaaaTCTGAGGCCAGTTCAGGCagcttaacaagactctgtctccaaaaataaaaattagaagaacTGGGGGTGGAGCTTAATGGTAGTGCACTTACTTAACATGTGCActgccctgggctcaatccttagtaTTCAAAGGAAAAAGTGTGTTTAATCAAGGCATAggtttggagattgggctgcataTTTATTGTTAACTACTTATGGGAATTTAATAATTAGTAGTTACTATGTACTATTAGTCTGTTAATCAGTGGTGAGTGAATATTTGTTTCTGTAAGAAAATAACAAGAATAATCAGCAGGGATATacatgagtaaaaaaaaaaattgagaaaatattaagCTAGTAACTAGgatagaaaataaagaacataaaatagaAGTTAGCGGGGCTAGTTTTCTGAATTTTCAGATGATACATGACTAGTGAAAGGAATCCAGCCCTGTAAACCCAAGTTGGGATTCCCAAAAGATTCAACAGCTGATGAAAAGCTGTAAGAAATGAAGATTGTCACATGTTCTAGGAACTGAGAAGGAGGCAAGTGTGACAGTAAGAGAGGCAGCAAAGGGGACACGGGGTGAAGCTGATGCATGATGGTGAGCTGAAGCCCAGCTATTCACGGGGAAGtgtttacacttttttttttatactttcttttttattttcaagaagataaaaactacttatttttttatctttcagaagataaaaaaataagtagggattaaaattaaaaattaaagtaggggggctgaggctgtggctcagtggtagagtgcttgcctagcatgtgtgaggcactgggttcgattctcagcaccacatataaataaatgaataaaataaggttcatagatctaaaaaatatttttaaaaaattaaagtagggATTCTCAAACTTTAGTCTTCATCCAAATAATCAAGTCTTAACTCACCATTTCTCTAttcctttttgcctttttttccaattatatGATTATTTTAGGTTTATTTAGCCCATTTGCTTCAACTGATATTAATTTTCtgtggtgtttttgttttctatggtaaaatttttatttgcttatttatttcatCAAGGATAGAAAAATATTGTGTTTATCTTATTTCCTTTCAGATTTGGAATCCAAATATGACACTAAAaagttatttcaagaaaaggatatttatgaaataaatttatctCAGTGGGAAATAATGGAAAGAATTAAAAGTCGTGGCCTTGATTATTCTATTTTTGGAAAAGACGGTGAATATAAAAAGTTTGAGGAACAAGAGGGTCCTCACAAAGTCAATTTCAGGCAAGTGACAAAAAACACCCCTGAAAAAATACCCACTTACAGAAAACTCACATCTCTTGCTCTATATCAGAAAAGTCATAAtagagaaaagccctatgaatgtggGGAATGTGGGAAGGCTTTTAGAGTACGCCAACAACTTACTTTCCATCAGAGAATCCATACCggtgagaaaccctatgaatgcaAAGAATGTGGAAAGGCCTTTAGACAATGTGCCCACCTGAGTAgacatcagagaattcatacaTCTGACAAACTCTAtgaatgtaaaaagtgtgggaagaTCTTTACATGTAGCTCAGACCTTCGAGTACATCAGAGAATTCATATTggtgagaaaccctatgaatgtaaggaatgtgggaaagccttcagagTGCGGGGACAGCTTACTCTCCATCAGCGCATTCACACTGGTGAGAAACCCTATgagtgtaaggaatgtgggaagacCTTCAGACAGTATGCACaccttactcgacaccagagactTAACATTGGTGAGAAGTGCTATGAGTGTAAGGAATGCGGTCAGGCTTTTCTGTGCAGTACCGGCCTTCGAATCCACCACAAACTCCATACAGGTGAAAAACCCTATGATTGCAAGGAGTGCGGAAAGGCCTTTAGGGTACGCCAACAACTTACACTACATCAGAGGATTCACACAGGTGAGAAGCCCTATGATTGTAAGGAGTGTGGGAAGACCTTTAGTCGCGGCTATCACCTGACTCTtcatcagagaattcatacagGTGAGAAACCTTACGAATGCAAGGAATGTCAGAAGTTCTTTCGTCGTTACTCAGAACTTATTTCACATCAAGGTATTCATAttggagagaaaccttatgactgtaaggaatgtgggaaggccTTTAGGCTGTTCTCAcaacttactcaacaccagagcaTTCATTTTGGTGAGAAACCCTATAAATGTAAGGAATGTGAGAAGACTTTCCGACTGCTCTCACAGCTTACTCAACATCAGAGCATTCACACTGGTGAGAAACCCTATGACTGTAAGGAATGTGGAAAGGCCTTTAGACTTCATTCATCACTTATTCAACATCAGAGAATTCATTCTGgtgagaaaccctacaaatgttcAGAATGTAAGAAGGCCTTCAGACAACATTCACACCTCACTTACCATCAGCGAATTCATAATGTAACTTAGTAATTATAAGAATCCTTCAAATGTCAACCTACTATTAAAGAGCATTAGAAAGTAAATTCTAGAGGAAAATTTTCCAATGTAGGAATCCTTTTTGCTTCATGCTCACAACTTAGTATAAAgtttgtatttaaagaaaacatgttaATTTAAT is a window of Ictidomys tridecemlineatus isolate mIctTri1 chromosome 15, mIctTri1.hap1, whole genome shotgun sequence DNA encoding:
- the Zfp30 gene encoding zinc finger protein 30 homolog isoform X3 — translated: MAHDLVMFRDVTVDFSQEEWECLNSYQRNLYRDVILENYSNLLSLAGCSISKPDVITLLEQGKDPWMIVRDEKRRWSLDLESKYDTKKLFQEKDIYEINLSQWEIMERIKSRGLDYSIFGKDGEYKKFEEQEGPHKVNFRQVTKNTPEKIPTYRKLTSLALYQKSHNREKPYECGECGKAFRVRQQLTFHQRIHTGEKPYECKECGKAFRQCAHLSRHQRIHTSDKLYECKKCGKIFTCSSDLRVHQRIHIGEKPYECKECGKAFRVRGQLTLHQRIHTGEKPYECKECGKTFRQYAHLTRHQRLNIGEKCYECKECGQAFLCSTGLRIHHKLHTGEKPYDCKECGKAFRVRQQLTLHQRIHTGEKPYDCKECGKTFSRGYHLTLHQRIHTGEKPYECKECQKFFRRYSELISHQGIHIGEKPYDCKECGKAFRLFSQLTQHQSIHFGEKPYKCKECEKTFRLLSQLTQHQSIHTGEKPYDCKECGKAFRLHSSLIQHQRIHSGEKPYKCSECKKAFRQHSHLTYHQRIHNVT
- the Zfp30 gene encoding zinc finger protein 30 homolog isoform X4, producing MAHDLVMFRDVTVDFSQEEWECLNSYQRNLYRDVILENYSNLLSLGCSISKPDVITLLEQGKDPWMIVRDEKRRWSLDLESKYDTKKLFQEKDIYEINLSQWEIMERIKSRGLDYSIFGKDGEYKKFEEQEGPHKVNFRQVTKNTPEKIPTYRKLTSLALYQKSHNREKPYECGECGKAFRVRQQLTFHQRIHTGEKPYECKECGKAFRQCAHLSRHQRIHTSDKLYECKKCGKIFTCSSDLRVHQRIHIGEKPYECKECGKAFRVRGQLTLHQRIHTGEKPYECKECGKTFRQYAHLTRHQRLNIGEKCYECKECGQAFLCSTGLRIHHKLHTGEKPYDCKECGKAFRVRQQLTLHQRIHTGEKPYDCKECGKTFSRGYHLTLHQRIHTGEKPYECKECQKFFRRYSELISHQGIHIGEKPYDCKECGKAFRLFSQLTQHQSIHFGEKPYKCKECEKTFRLLSQLTQHQSIHTGEKPYDCKECGKAFRLHSSLIQHQRIHSGEKPYKCSECKKAFRQHSHLTYHQRIHNVT
- the Zfp30 gene encoding zinc finger protein 30 homolog isoform X1, which encodes MGLSFQDLVMFRDVTVDFSQEEWECLNSYQRNLYRDVILENYSNLLSLAGCSISKPDVITLLEQGKDPWMIVRDEKRRWSLDLESKYDTKKLFQEKDIYEINLSQWEIMERIKSRGLDYSIFGKDGEYKKFEEQEGPHKVNFRQVTKNTPEKIPTYRKLTSLALYQKSHNREKPYECGECGKAFRVRQQLTFHQRIHTGEKPYECKECGKAFRQCAHLSRHQRIHTSDKLYECKKCGKIFTCSSDLRVHQRIHIGEKPYECKECGKAFRVRGQLTLHQRIHTGEKPYECKECGKTFRQYAHLTRHQRLNIGEKCYECKECGQAFLCSTGLRIHHKLHTGEKPYDCKECGKAFRVRQQLTLHQRIHTGEKPYDCKECGKTFSRGYHLTLHQRIHTGEKPYECKECQKFFRRYSELISHQGIHIGEKPYDCKECGKAFRLFSQLTQHQSIHFGEKPYKCKECEKTFRLLSQLTQHQSIHTGEKPYDCKECGKAFRLHSSLIQHQRIHSGEKPYKCSECKKAFRQHSHLTYHQRIHNVT
- the Zfp30 gene encoding zinc finger protein 30 homolog isoform X2, with the protein product MGLSFQDLVMFRDVTVDFSQEEWECLNSYQRNLYRDVILENYSNLLSLGCSISKPDVITLLEQGKDPWMIVRDEKRRWSLDLESKYDTKKLFQEKDIYEINLSQWEIMERIKSRGLDYSIFGKDGEYKKFEEQEGPHKVNFRQVTKNTPEKIPTYRKLTSLALYQKSHNREKPYECGECGKAFRVRQQLTFHQRIHTGEKPYECKECGKAFRQCAHLSRHQRIHTSDKLYECKKCGKIFTCSSDLRVHQRIHIGEKPYECKECGKAFRVRGQLTLHQRIHTGEKPYECKECGKTFRQYAHLTRHQRLNIGEKCYECKECGQAFLCSTGLRIHHKLHTGEKPYDCKECGKAFRVRQQLTLHQRIHTGEKPYDCKECGKTFSRGYHLTLHQRIHTGEKPYECKECQKFFRRYSELISHQGIHIGEKPYDCKECGKAFRLFSQLTQHQSIHFGEKPYKCKECEKTFRLLSQLTQHQSIHTGEKPYDCKECGKAFRLHSSLIQHQRIHSGEKPYKCSECKKAFRQHSHLTYHQRIHNVT